In a genomic window of Glycine max cultivar Williams 82 chromosome 13, Glycine_max_v4.0, whole genome shotgun sequence:
- the LOC100778541 gene encoding dehydration-responsive element-binding protein 1D — MQKRRAGRKKFHETRHPVYKGVRQRNGKWVCELRQPNNKNARVWLGTFTHPDMAAIAYDVAALAFKGDNASLNFPHAATSLPRLNSRTCSVRAIQFAATQAAEKHFSCAESQQLQREGSLEGSGSGSFSLDEDSSEFSSKEGGSERFFWDEEEVFNMPELLNSMAEALIITPPALERGFNWVGGETTVDLTLWSN; from the coding sequence ATGCAGAAACGGAGGGCTGGGAGGAAGAAGTTCCACGAGACGCGTCACCCGGTCTACAAGGGGGTGAGGCAGAGGAACGGGAAGTGGGTGTGCGAGCTGCGACAACCTAACAACAAAAACGCGCGCGTGTGGCTCGGAACATTCACGCACCCCGACATGGCTGCTATAGCGTACGATGTTGCCGCCTTGGCTTTCAAGGGCGACAATGCTTCCTTAAACTTCCCGCACGCCGCCACCTCGTTGCCGCGCCTCAACTCGCGGACGTGTTCCGTTAGGGCCATTCAGTTTGCGGCGACGCAGGCGGCGGAGAAGCATTTTTCTTGTGCAGAGTCTCAACAACTCCAAAGGGAGGGTTCCTTAGAAGGATCAGGTTCTGGAAGCTTCTCTTTGGACGAAGACTCTTCGGAGTTTTCGTCAAAAGAAGGAGGTTCTGAAAGGTTCTTTTGGGATGAAGAGGAGGTGTTTAACATGCCGGAGTTGCTGAACAGCATGGCCGAAGCGTTGATTATCACACCGCCGGCATTGGAAAGAGGGTTCAATTGGGTTGGTGGGGAAACCACTGTGGATTTGACTCTGTGGTCAAACTGA